The DNA window TTCTCATCAAAGAGCGCCTTGCTGACCCCCTCTGCTGCAACAGCACTTAGTGCCCTACCGTTTGCCATCCAAGGGAAAGAACCCTTCTTGTAGGCTATTCCCTTCTCCTTGGCCTCATTTTCACTTAGGCCAACCCATGCAACTTCAGGGCTGGTATAAGCAACTGAGGGAACTCCCATGGGAGTGAAGGCTGATGCTTGTCCTGAGGCTACCTCAGCGGCCACCTTGCCCTGATGACTGCTCTTATGGGCGAGCATAGGGTCTCCCACAACATCCCCAATGGCAAAGATATGAGGAACATTGGTCCTGAGCTTCTTGTCCACCTCAATCCAACCACGACCAGTTGTCTTGATACTCGTGTTCTCAAGTGCTATTCGGTCGGAATTGACTTTTCTTCCCACTGCAACCAGTACAGCATCAGCATCGATGGTGGAGGGAGCCTTATCCCCAGCCAGATGGAGCGTAAGTGAATCCTTCTTTGCTTCTACCTTTTCCACCTTTGTGGAGGTATAGATGGCTTCATACTGCTTCTTGAGTTTCTTCACCAATGGCTGCTTGAGATCTCTGTCAGCAGGGGGTATCAAGGAATCCATCATCTCGATGATGGTAATCTTTGAACCAAGCGCATGGTACATGGTAGCTACTTCAAGACCTATGATACCTCCCCCTATGATCGCAAGCCGATCGGGGATGTGCGTGAGTTCCAAAGCCTTGGTAGAATCCCAGATTCGTTCATCTTCGTAAGGAATCCCGGGGATCTGTACCGAGCGGGACCCGACTGCGATGATCAGGTCCTCGAAGGTAAGTTTCAGCTCTTCCTTCTCTGTCACTACCTTCAGTTCATTATCAGAGAGGAAGGACCCTTCTCCAACAATACGTTCGACTTTCCTGGCCTTGCATAGTGAGTCCAGCCCGGAGGTAAGGGTTTTAATAACCGAATCCCTATGGGATCTGATCTTCTCCAGGTCAAAGGTAGGCTTTCCGAAGGAGACTCCAAGGGGAGCCAGCTTCTCAGCCTCTTCGATTACTTCTGCAATGTGCAGCAATGTCTTGGAAGGAATGCAACCTACATTCAGACATACCCCTCCCAGTACTGCACTTTTCTCAATGATGGTAACCTTCCTACCTAAATCAGCGGCACGGAATGCCGCGCTATACCCACCGGGTCCTCCTCCGAGGACCACAAAGTCTGTTTTCTTCTCTTGCATCTGTACCCACCTCCTTAGAGTAGTACTCGTCGCAAATCGCCCAAAAGGGATGCGAGATACGTAGTAAAGCGAACCCCGGCAGCACCATCAATGACTCGATGGTCATAGGCTACTGAGAAGGGTAGAACGTCTCGGGGCGTAAACTCCTTGCCATTCCAAACCGGCTTCTTTGCAAGTCTTGAGACTCCAAGGATTGCAACCTGCGGTGGATTGATCAGGGGAGTGAATCCAGTACCCCCGATCCCTCCAAGGCTTGAGATACTGAACGATCCTCCTGAGAGGTCCTCCGGTTTCAGCTTCCTGTCCCGGGCTCGCTGGCTGATGCTTGCAAGCTCCCTTGCAATCTCTGTAACGCTCTTCTTGTCTGCATCCTTCAGGACCGGTACGATCAAGCCCTCGGGGGTGTCGACCGCAATACCGATATGGTAGTAGTGCTTGAGGATCAACTCACCACTGTCTTCATCAAAGGAAGCGTTCATCTCAGGGAATTTCTTCAATGCTGCAACAACAGCCTTAACGATGAAGGGGAGGATGCTGATACTCACAGGGTCTTCACTTCTCTTCATCTCCTCCTTGATCGTTCTCCTCAATGCTTCAAGATCGGTGACATCAGCCTCGTCATACTGGGTGACATGGGGGATGATCTGCCAGCTTTTCTGCAGATGTGGTCCCGATATTTTCTGGATACGGGTAAGCTTCTTACGTTCAACCTCCCCGTACTTTGAGAAGTCTTCCAGCTCAATCTTGCCGAAGGAAGCCGGAGTACCACCACCGCTCAGTGCCTTTTTCACCAAAGCCTGCACATCCTCATGCAGGATACGACCATTGGGCCCGCTTCCCTTTACCTTTGCGAGATCAACTCCGAGTTCCCTTGCATATTTGCGTAGGGAAGGGGTTGCATGGTATACAGCACCAGGAGCCTGTTCATTGACAAGATCCGGTTTTTCTTCTTGTTGAACTTGCTGTGTCGGTTGTTCGGGCTTGGGTGGTTCTACGACTTCTTCAACCTTCTTTTCTTGGTCTTTTACTTCTTCTTTTTCTTTTGGCTGCTCTTTTTTAGGCTTTTCCTCAGTACTCTTCTTCTCTTGTTCCTCTTCACCTTCAGCTTCGATTTCAATCTCAGCTACCGGAGAGTCCTTTGAGACAGCGTCTCCCTCTTTGACCAGAACCTTTGTTATGGTTCCTGCAAAGGGAGAGGGGATGTCAATGACAGCCTTCTCACTTTCAAGCGCTACTACTGAGTCATCGATCGCGATAACATCACCAACCTTGATGTAAACATCAATGATTGGTACATCAGAGAAATCCCCGATATCTGGTACTAGAATTTGTTTTGTTGCCATACTGTATCTCTCCTTAACTCAGTAATGGATTGGGCTTGTCGACATCGATAGCATACTTCTTGATCGCTTCGCTCACTTTCTTGGCAGGAATGGTACCTTCATCGGCAAGGCCTTTCAGCGCTGCAACTGCAATGTAGTACCTGTCAACCTCAAAGAAGGTCCTCAGTGCATGTCTGAAATCAGATCTTCCAAATCCATCAGTACCAAGAATGGTAACCTTGGAATTGGGAATGAGTCTCCTGATCTGTTCAGGATATGCCCTGATATAATCGGTGCTTATCACCACTGGACCGTCATGTCCTTCCATCACCTTGGTCAGATACGGAATCTTGGCCTTGCCTTCTGGGTGGGTGAGGTTGTATCGCTCTGCCTCAACACCGTCACGGTGCAGTTCATTGACCCCGGGGATACTCCAGATGTCAGACTCCACACCGAAGTCCTTTGACAGGAGTTCAGCTGCTTCTATGACTTCCCTAAGGATTGTTCCACTTCCCATCAACTGCACGACAGGATTCTTGTTCTTCTTTGCTTTCCGGAAGAGATAGGCACCTTTCTTGATCCCTTCCTCAGCCCCCTTGGGCATCTCTGGATGGGTGTAGTTCTCATTCATCAGTGTGATGTAGTAGAAGATGTTCTCATCATCCTCATACATACGCTTCATTCCATCCTGGATGATCACAGCAAGTTCATAGGAAAAAGTAGGGTCATATGCCTGACAGGTGGGGTGGGTGGATGCCAAGAGCAGTCCATGACCATCCTCATGTTGCAATCCTTCCCCGTTCAGGGTGGTTCTTCCTGCAGTTGCTCCCATCAGGAAGCCCTTTGCACGACTGTCTCCAGCAGCATAGATGAAGTCACCTACTCGCTGGAAACCGAAAATGGAATAGAAAATGAAGAAGGGGATCATCGAAACCTGATGGTTTGCATAACTTGTGGCTGCTGCTATCCACGA is part of the uncultured Sphaerochaeta sp. genome and encodes:
- the lpdA gene encoding dihydrolipoyl dehydrogenase, coding for MQEKKTDFVVLGGGPGGYSAAFRAADLGRKVTIIEKSAVLGGVCLNVGCIPSKTLLHIAEVIEEAEKLAPLGVSFGKPTFDLEKIRSHRDSVIKTLTSGLDSLCKARKVERIVGEGSFLSDNELKVVTEKEELKLTFEDLIIAVGSRSVQIPGIPYEDERIWDSTKALELTHIPDRLAIIGGGIIGLEVATMYHALGSKITIIEMMDSLIPPADRDLKQPLVKKLKKQYEAIYTSTKVEKVEAKKDSLTLHLAGDKAPSTIDADAVLVAVGRKVNSDRIALENTSIKTTGRGWIEVDKKLRTNVPHIFAIGDVVGDPMLAHKSSHQGKVAAEVASGQASAFTPMGVPSVAYTSPEVAWVGLSENEAKEKGIAYKKGSFPWMANGRALSAVAAEGVSKALFDEKTGRLLGAGICGKNAGELISEAVIALEMGTVAEDIALSIHPHPTLSETFAVAAELAEGTATDTLNR
- a CDS encoding 2-oxo acid dehydrogenase subunit E2; translation: MATKQILVPDIGDFSDVPIIDVYIKVGDVIAIDDSVVALESEKAVIDIPSPFAGTITKVLVKEGDAVSKDSPVAEIEIEAEGEEEQEKKSTEEKPKKEQPKEKEEVKDQEKKVEEVVEPPKPEQPTQQVQQEEKPDLVNEQAPGAVYHATPSLRKYARELGVDLAKVKGSGPNGRILHEDVQALVKKALSGGGTPASFGKIELEDFSKYGEVERKKLTRIQKISGPHLQKSWQIIPHVTQYDEADVTDLEALRRTIKEEMKRSEDPVSISILPFIVKAVVAALKKFPEMNASFDEDSGELILKHYYHIGIAVDTPEGLIVPVLKDADKKSVTEIARELASISQRARDRKLKPEDLSGGSFSISSLGGIGGTGFTPLINPPQVAILGVSRLAKKPVWNGKEFTPRDVLPFSVAYDHRVIDGAAGVRFTTYLASLLGDLRRVLL